Proteins from a genomic interval of Bdellovibrio sp. GT3:
- the prfB gene encoding peptide chain release factor 2, protein MFDLDKKKKRLDELAIQAENPALWGKPDEMQKLNKEKSLLDKAVGEFDSFTSRLSDASVLLEMATEATDEDSFVEVKAEVSSLEKLAEELELKRVLNGELDGNSTYLSINSGAGGTESCDWAEMLLRMYTRYADKHGYKVQVIEMTEGEGAGIKSCTLLIEGPYAYGYLKAESGVHRLVRISPFDSNARRHTSFSSVFAWAEVDDDINIEIRPEDLKVDTYRSSGAGGQHVNKTDSAVRMTHIPTGVIVSCQIERSQIQNREKALKMLKAKLYEIEVEKRNAEKDSMNSQKKANEWGSQIRSYVMHPYQMVKDHRTDFETNQVDDVMDGDLDGFIMAYLKEQVNQEVKPS, encoded by the coding sequence ATCTTTGACTTAGACAAAAAGAAAAAACGCCTCGATGAGCTGGCAATTCAAGCGGAAAACCCTGCGTTGTGGGGAAAGCCCGATGAAATGCAAAAGCTTAACAAGGAAAAAAGCCTGCTGGATAAAGCCGTGGGCGAGTTTGATTCTTTTACGAGTCGTTTGAGTGATGCTTCTGTGTTGCTGGAGATGGCGACCGAGGCCACAGATGAAGACAGCTTTGTCGAGGTGAAGGCCGAAGTTTCCTCTCTGGAAAAGTTAGCTGAGGAACTGGAGCTGAAGCGAGTCTTAAATGGCGAGCTTGATGGTAACAGCACCTACTTGTCGATCAATTCCGGCGCTGGTGGGACTGAGTCCTGTGACTGGGCTGAGATGCTTCTGCGCATGTACACGCGCTACGCCGATAAACACGGTTATAAAGTTCAAGTTATCGAGATGACCGAGGGCGAAGGAGCGGGAATCAAGTCCTGCACGCTTCTGATTGAAGGCCCTTATGCTTATGGTTATTTGAAAGCCGAATCCGGGGTGCACCGACTGGTGCGTATTTCGCCTTTTGACTCGAATGCCCGTAGGCATACTTCGTTTTCATCTGTTTTCGCCTGGGCAGAGGTGGATGATGACATCAATATTGAAATTCGGCCCGAAGATTTGAAAGTGGATACCTACCGCTCCAGTGGGGCCGGTGGTCAGCACGTCAATAAAACCGATTCCGCAGTTCGTATGACTCACATCCCGACGGGTGTTATCGTGTCCTGCCAAATCGAACGTTCACAGATTCAAAATCGGGAAAAAGCCTTGAAGATGTTGAAGGCAAAACTTTACGAAATTGAAGTTGAAAAGCGCAACGCTGAAAAAGACTCGATGAATTCCCAAAAGAAAGCAAACGAGTGGGGTTCGCAAATTCGCTCTTACGTGATGCACCCTTATCAGATGGTCAAAGATCACCGTACCGACTTCGAAACCAATCAGGTGGATGATGTGATGGATGGTGATTTGGATGGCT
- the ybeY gene encoding rRNA maturation RNase YbeY, which yields MQVLIINESKHSVPRKFIQEWMDSVVVELKKRKVINADKSRRELTLVFLDKKPAQKINMEFRGKDYATDVLSFDSMDPGSFGELVMCPEVLKKQAKEHKLSFQKELGYMLLHGTLHLLGYDHETNDKDAKEMFDLQDAIFERLLRSPT from the coding sequence ATGCAGGTACTCATCATTAACGAATCAAAGCACTCCGTGCCCCGCAAATTCATTCAGGAATGGATGGACTCGGTCGTGGTGGAGCTTAAGAAACGTAAAGTGATCAATGCCGATAAATCACGTCGTGAATTGACTCTGGTATTTCTGGATAAAAAACCTGCACAAAAGATCAATATGGAGTTTCGTGGAAAGGACTATGCCACGGATGTTTTGTCATTTGACTCCATGGATCCAGGCAGTTTTGGTGAGCTTGTGATGTGCCCTGAAGTGCTGAAAAAACAAGCGAAGGAGCACAAACTCAGTTTCCAAAAGGAGCTGGGATACATGTTGCTGCACGGAACGCTGCATCTCCTGGGATACGATCACGAAACCAATGATAAAGACGCCAAAGAGATGTTCGATCTGCAAGATGCGATCTTTGAGCGATTGCTGCGTAGCCCCACTTGA